One stretch of Vicia villosa cultivar HV-30 ecotype Madison, WI unplaced genomic scaffold, Vvil1.0 ctg.001947F_1_1, whole genome shotgun sequence DNA includes these proteins:
- the LOC131637213 gene encoding uncharacterized protein LOC131637213 yields MDIFTDTVKERTRHTRAYKIPDIDVSGLIGLSSRLEGEVLRDFNHDYGNLLSILNTSFDPMALITLFQFYDQHLRCFTFQDYQLVPTLEEFSYILNIRITEDVPFVRVPEVVSFEKIAEALHMGVKEVKINWKASGGVSGFYLCFLIGKAEDAAKKEQWVDFSRLLAIMIYGIVLFPSRENFVSLAAICVFMNKNPVPTLLADAYFSIHSRSKKGGYVVGSCLPLLYRWLMLHLPVRGPFVLKKSSLKWSDRIVNLTSYDIRWNYCVGKVWNVITSCGQYPNVPLMGTRGCISYNPTLAYRQLGYAMERAQDDVEAFESVYFADGEDPLELEKIAYAWTKVHKRDQNTLSKKVPIAMGPYRKWVEARVANLLLPFARSRPLYEQPPVVLSDTVAAELYIQTEADNIKLKSKDREVGLERYFQDREKAELARKLKHAQGEGSNLTHAQRRSHDLMGESLYRKQQECAKLQRSENNSKRRMQDSEKQLMEEKAKSARLEEELTRLRAQRRGDGGAHYVARRS; encoded by the coding sequence ATGGACATTTTCACTGATACTGTCAAAGAACGCACCAGGCATACCAGAGCTTACAAGATTCCGGATATTGATGTTTCGGGGTTGATTGGTCTGAGTTCTCGGTTGGAAGGGGAGGTTCTCCGTGACTTCAATCATGATTATGGCAATTTGCTCTCCATCCTCAATACATCTTTCGATCCAATGGCTTTGATCACCTTGTTTCAGTTCTATGATCAACATTTGAGATGTTTTACATTTCAAGACTATCAATTGGTGCCAACACTCGAGGAGTTTTCTTACATACTCAACATACGGATCACTGAGGATGTACCTTTCGTTCGGGTTCCCGAGGTTGTGAGTTTTGAAAAAATAGCTGAAGCTCTTCACATGGGTGTAAAGGAGGTGAAAATAAATTGGAAGGCATCGGGCGGTGTTTCTGGTTTCTATCTTTGCTTTCTGATTGGTAAGGCTGAGGATGCGGCTAAGAAGGAGCAGTGGGTTGATTTTAGTCGTTTGCTTGCTATCATGATCTATGGTATTGTCTTATTCCCATCAAGAGAAAACTTTGTGAGTTTGGCGGCGATTTGTGTCTTCATGAACAAAAACCCCGTGCCAACGTTGCTTGCAGACGCTTATTTTTCGATCCATTCGAGAAGTAAGAAAGGAGGATATGTTGTTGGTTCTTGTCTTCCATTGTTGTATCGGTGGCTCATGTTGCACTTGCCGGTGAGAGGACCTTttgtgctcaagaagagttctcttAAGTGGTCAGATAGGATTGTTAACCTCACATCTTATGATATCAGGTGGAACTATTGTGTGGGGAAGGTTTGGAACGTCATCACTAGTTGCGGTCAATATCCCAACGTTCCTCTCATGGGAACTAGAGGTTGCATTAGTTATAATCCCACACTCGCCTATCGCCAATTGGGATATGCAATGGAAAGGGCTCAGGATGATGTAGAAGCGTTTGAATCAGTGTACTTTGCTGATGGTGAAGACCCCCTGGAGTTAGAAAAGATAGCGTATGCTTGGACCAAAGTTCACAAAAGAGATCAAAATACTTTGAGCAAGAAAGTTCCGATTGCCATGGGTCCTTACCGAAAGTGGGTCGAAGCAAGAGTGGCAAATCTGTTGTTGCCATTTGCGAGGTCACGCCCATTGTATGAGCAACCTCCCGTGGTTTTATCTGATACCGTTGCGGCTGAACTCTATATTCAAACCGAAGCAGACAACATCAAGTTGAAATCAAAGGACCGAGAGGTTGGCTTGGAGAGGTATTTTCAAGATCGCGAAAAGGCGGAGTTGGCTCGTAAGCTCAAGCATGCGCAAGGTGAAGGTTCAAACTTAACACATGCTCAAAGGCGATCTCATGACTTGATGGGAGAAAGCTTGTATCGAAAGCAACAGGAATGTGCGAAGTTGCAAAGGTCCGAAAACAATAGCAAGAGAAGGATGCAGGATTCAGAAAAACAATTGATGGAAGAAAAAGCCAAATCTGCTCGACTTGAAGAAGAATTAACAAGACTCCGAGCCCAACGGAGAGGAGATGGAGGAGCTCATTATGTTGCCAGGCGATCCTAG